From one Lolium rigidum isolate FL_2022 chromosome 4, APGP_CSIRO_Lrig_0.1, whole genome shotgun sequence genomic stretch:
- the LOC124647299 gene encoding cytochrome P450 90D2-like, whose protein sequence is MEVLSMGGANSWPASVAAAVLVAAVVSGALRWAKKWRSANGTTRARLPGGSLGWPIIGETLAFISAAYSPRPESFVEKRRLLYGKVFKSHLWGSPAVVSSDAEVSRAVLQADASSFVPWYPRSLMELMGTSSILVLGGGLQRRVHGLSGAFFKSPQLKARLTAGMQRRVAEAMDGWRRRCRGEGGGAVVVRVQDEAKSIVFETLVRALIGLEPGQDMQFLKQQFHEFIAGLISIPIKLPGSQLYRSIKAKKRMAKLIQKIIQEKRENGVYEAPHDMIDVLMNNGSDELTDELISDNMIDFMIPAEDSVPVLITLAVKYLSECPLALEQLEEENMELKRRKSDMGETLQWTDYMSLAFTQHVITETLRIGNIINGIMRKAVKDVEVKGELLIPKGWCVFLYFRSVHLDGHVYDDPYAFNPWRWKGRDIMAGSSYFTPFGGGQRLCPGVDLARLEASIFLHHLVTSFSWVADEDTVVNFPTVRLKRGMPIKITPKT, encoded by the exons ATGGAAGTGCTCTCCATGGGCGGCGCTAATTCCTGGCCGGCGTCCGTTGCCGCGGCGGTgctcgtcgctgccgtcgtctcTGGCGCCCTGCGCTGGGCCAAGAAGTGGCGGTCGGCAAACGGCACGACGAGAGCGCGGCTCCCCGGCGGCTCGCTAGGATGGCCGATCATCGGCGAGACGCTGGCCTTCATCTCCGCCGCCTACTCGCCCCGCCCCGAGTCCTTCGTCGAGAAGCGCCGCCTCCT GTACGGGAAGGTGTTCAAGTCGCACCTGTGGGGGTCGCCGGCGGTGGTGAGCAGCGACGCGGAGGTGAGCCGCGCGGTGCTGCAGGCGGACGCGTCGTCGTTCGTGCCGTGGTACCCGCGGTCGCTGATGGAGCTTATGGGGACGTCGTCCATCCTCGtgctcggcggcggcctccaGCGACGGGTGCACGGCCTCTCCGGCGCCTTCTTCAAGTCGCCGCAGCTCAAGGCGCGGCTCACGGCCGGCATGCAGCGCCGCGTCGCCGAGGCCATGGACGGGTGGCGTCGCCGTTGCCGCggagagggcggcggcgccgtcgtggtGCGCGTCCAGGACGAGGCCAAGTCG ATTGTGTTTGAAACCCTAGTAAGGGCGCTCATAGGATTAGAGCCAGGTCAGGATATGCAATTCCTCAAGCAACAGTTCCATGAATTCATTGCCGGCTTGATATCCATTCCCATTAAGCTCCCAGGGTCTCAGCTCTACAGATCCATCAAG GCTAAGAAAAGGATGGCGAAGTTGATCCAAAAGATCATCCAAGAGAAGAGGGAGAACGGGGTCTATGAGGCTCCACACGACATGATTGACGTGTTGATGAACAATGGAAGTGATGAGCTCACCGATGAGCTGATCTCCGacaatatgattgacttcatgaTACCCGCAGAGGACTCCGTGCCGGTGCTCATAACACTTGCTGTCAAGTACCTCAGCGAGTGCCCCTTAGCTCTAGAACAACTAGAG GAGGAAAACATGGAGCTCAAGAGGAGGAAATCTGACATGGGCGAAACCCTGCAGTGGACAGACTACATGTCACTCGCGTTCACGCAGCAT GTGATCACGGAGACACTGCGGATTGGTAACATCATAAACGGGATCATGCGCAAGGCAGTGAAGGACGTGGAGGTGAAGGGGGAGCTCCTCATTCCCAAGGGGTGGTGTGTCTTCCTCTACTTCCGATCTGTCCACCTTGACGGCCACGTCTACGATGACCCCTATGCCTTCAATCCATGGAGGTGGAAg GGAAGGGACATCATGGCCGGCAGCAGCTACTTCACTCCCTTCGGTGGAGGGCAGAGGCTATGCCCAGGGGTCGACCTGGCCAGGCTTGAAGCTTCCATCTTTCTGCATCACCTCGTAACCAGCTTCAG CTGGGTGGCAGATGAGGACACCGTCGTCAACTTCCCCACGGTGCGGCTCAAGCGAGGAATGCCCATCAAAATCACGCCCAAGACATAG
- the LOC124649120 gene encoding casein kinase 1-like protein HD16, which produces MDDGESVGRSEDKADAPPGDDGTSAPLPETIQIGNSPTYKLDRKLGKGGFGQVYVGRRISTPSLSERTPGANAFEVAIKFEHRTSKGCNYGAPYEWQVYNTLSGIHGVPRVHYKGKQAEYYIMIMDMLGPSLWDVWNNNSHSMSVEMVACIAIEAISILEKMHSKGYVHGDVKPENFLLGPPGTRQEKKLFLVDLGLATKWKDTGTGELVEYDQRPDIFRGTVRYASVHAHLGRTGSRRDDLESLAYTLVFLLRGRLPWQGYQGENKGFLVCKKKMATSPESLCGFCPQPFRQFLEYVVNLKFDEEPNYAKCISLFDGIVGPNPDIRPINTDGAQKLIHQVGQKRGRLMMEEEDDDQPKKKIRMGMPATQWVSVYNARRPMKQRYHYNVADGRLAQHISKGNEDGLFISSVASCSNLWALIMDAGTGFNCQVYELSPYFLHKEWIMEQWEKNFYITALAGATNGSSLVVMSRGTQYAQQSYKVSDSFPFKWINKKWKEGFYVTAMATAGTRWAVVMSRNAGFIDQVVELDFLYPSEGVHRRWDNGYRITATAATWDQTALILSIPRKKPADETQETLRTSAFPSQHVKEKWAKNLYLASICYGRTVS; this is translated from the exons ATGGACGACGGCGAAAGCGTCGGCCGGAGCGAGGACAAGGCCGACGCTCCCCCGGGCGACGACGGGACCTCCGCGCCGCTCCCCGAGACG ATCCAGATTGGCAATTCACCTACCTACAAACTCGACAGAAAGCTTGGAAAAGGAGGATTTGGGCAAGTATATGTTGGTCGCCGTATTTCGACTCCTAGTCTTAGTGAGAGGACACCTGGTGCAAATGCTTTTGAG GTTGCAATAAAATTTGAACACCGAACAAGCAAAGGCTGCAATTATGGAGCTCCTTATGAGTGGCAAGTTTACAA CACTCTTAGCGGGATTCATGGTGTGCCAAGAGTACACTACAAAGGGAAGCAAGCAGAGTATTATATCATG ATTATGGACATGTTGGGACCAAGTCTGTGGGATGTATGGAATAATAATTCCCACTC AATGTCTGTTGAAATGGTTGCTTGTATTGCTATAGAAGCCATTTCCATACTGGAGAAGATGCACTCAAAAGG GTATGTCCATGGTGATGTAAAACCTGAGAACTTTCTGCTTGGACCCCCAGGCACACGGCAAGAGAAGAAGCTTTTTCTTGTTGACCTTGGGTTAG CCACTAAATGGAAAGATACTGGTACAGGAGAGCTAGTTGAGTATGATCAGCGGCCTGATATCTTCAG AGGAACCGTCCGGTATGCTAGTGTGCATGCTCACTTGGGAAGAACTGGAAGCAGGAGAGATGACCTTGAGTCCCTTGCCTACACACTTGTTTTTCTTCTGCGTGGCCGTCTTCCTTGGCAAGGATACCAG GGAGAAAATAAAGGTTTCCTTGTCTGCAAGAAAAAGATGGCTACCTCTCCAGAATCTTTGTGTGGCTTTTGTCCGCAACCTTTCCGACAGTTTCTTGAGTATGTTGTGAACTTAAAGTTTGATGAAGAACCAAATTATGCAAAGTGCATCTCTCTTTTTGATGGCATTGTTGGCCCAAATCCAGACATCAGACCAATCAACACTGATGGTGCTCAGAAG CTTATACACCAAGTTGGTCAGAAAAGAGGTCGCCTCAtgatggaggaagaggatgatgaccaaCCCAAGAAGAAGATCAGGATGGGAATGCCTGCAACACAATGGGTTAGTGTATATAATGCACGGCGGCCTATGAAGCAGAG GTACCACTATAATGTTGCAGATGGTAGGTTAGCACAACACATTTCAAAAGGAAATGAAGATGGCTTGTTTATAAGCTCAGTTGCCTCGTGTTCAAATCTGTGGGCTCTAATAATGGATGCTGGCACTGGCTTTAATTGCCAAGTATATGAACTTTCTCCATATTTTCTTCACAAG GAATGGATAATGGAGCAGTGGGAGAAAAACTTCTATATCACTGCGTTAGCAGGTGCAACCAACGGCAGTTCTCTTGTGGTCATGTCTAGAG GAACACAATACGCTCAGCAATCCTACAAAGTAAGCGACTCGTTTCCCTTCAAGTGGATAAACAAGAAGTGGAAGGAGGGTTTTTACGTCACAGCTATGGCCACTGCAGGAACCCGATGGGCAGTAGTCATGTCACGGAATGCTGGCTTCATAGATCAG GTTGTGGAGCTTGACTTCTTGTATCCAAGTGAGGGAGTCCATCGGCGTTGGGATAATGGTTATCGCATCACTGCAACTGCTGCTACATGGGACCAGACAGCGCTTATCTTGAGCATCCCTAGAAAAAAACCTGCTGATGAAACACAGGAAACCCTAAGAACATCCGCTTTCCCCAGCCAGCATGTGAAG GagaaatgggcaaaaaatctCTACTTAGCCTCCATTTGCTATGGAAGAACAGTATCATAA